One genomic segment of Mytilus galloprovincialis chromosome 5, xbMytGall1.hap1.1, whole genome shotgun sequence includes these proteins:
- the LOC143074322 gene encoding uncharacterized protein LOC143074322, protein MCSKDAQCDHVTGECICPAGRFGDNCTKVCEPGTYGVNCNEECFCAHDAMCDPITGNCLCSAGLFGVHCTKKCPSGKYGINCSGICNCSNHEHCDVISGDCNSQTDTKVNGNSGNTVLVYIMMAAALTGLICVVALFVKAKEAIIRNIQKCQKNSSKPNIERRKAKRRLSSAPTQDAHTKSSIIDTETSLFHNPMEEELYCEIGDIDDLETDRKEMNKH, encoded by the exons ATGTGTTCTAAAGATGCTCAATGTGATCATGTAACTGGGGAGTGTATATGTCCTGCAGGACGGTTTGGAGATAATTGCACAAAGG TTTGTGAACCAGGAACATACGGAGTGAACTGTAATGAAGAATGTTTTTGTGCACATGATGCTATGTGTGATCCTATCACTGGCAATTGTTTATGTTCTGCAGGATTGTTTGGGGTTCATTGcacaaaaa AATGTCCATCCGGAAAATATGGAATTAACTGCAGTGGAATTTGTAACTGCTCAAATCATGAGCACTGCGACGTTATATCCGGTGATTGCAATTCACAGACAG ATACAAAGGTCAATGGAAACTCCGGAAATACCGTCCTCGTTTACATAATGATGGCTGCTGCTCTTACTGGTCTGATATGCGTTGTAGCTCTCTTCGTTAAAGCTAAAGAAGCAATCATTCGTAATATACAGAAATGCCAAAAGAACTCCTCAAAGCCAAACATAGAACGACGTAAAGCCAAACGAAGGTTATCATCGGCACCGACACAGGATGCACATACTAAATCATCTATTATAGATACAGAAACATCCCTGTTTCACAATCCGATGGAAGAAGAGTTATATTGCGAAATAGGAGACATCGATGATTTGGAAACAGATCGTAAGGAAATGAACAAACATTAG